Proteins found in one bacterium genomic segment:
- a CDS encoding CpaF family protein, whose amino-acid sequence MSQPRSAGPAAAAGARPPAPGEVRAALHARLLEDVERHALAGQDRAIVRPYLEDVLARYLREYPHLSQAETDRIIRDLCDDIVGFGPLEPLLRDPHITDIMVNRFDRVYAQRHGAKVLTAVRFRDEEHLRYIIGRIAEMGGRRIDAATPMADVRMPQGYRAHAVISPVAVGGSCLAIRLFPQQPHTLEDLAARGAFGAEVAEYLACAVRHKVNVLFTGGTGVGKTSLLNACAAAMPPDERIVSIEEAAELRLSLENWIRWETRAPNIEGRGEITQAHLVRHALRQNPDRIIVGEVRGGEALDMLQAMNTGHRGSMSTLHANGPVHALDRLEVLARWDSGLPGDVVRRLIAGAIEVIVHLERRPDGRRAVAEISELTGCDRDAVQLQTVFRWDRGCGRPLWTGVPSRVSRRLRQLGVPALSFEGGAGTV is encoded by the coding sequence ATGAGCCAGCCCCGGTCGGCAGGACCCGCCGCCGCGGCCGGTGCGCGCCCGCCGGCCCCGGGTGAGGTCCGGGCGGCACTGCACGCCCGGCTGCTTGAGGACGTGGAGCGCCACGCCCTGGCCGGGCAGGACCGCGCGATCGTGCGGCCCTATCTCGAGGACGTCCTCGCGCGATACCTGCGGGAATACCCGCACCTCTCCCAGGCCGAGACGGATCGCATCATCCGGGACCTCTGCGACGATATCGTGGGGTTCGGGCCGCTCGAACCGTTGCTCCGTGACCCGCACATCACCGACATCATGGTCAACCGGTTCGATCGCGTCTACGCGCAGCGTCACGGCGCGAAGGTCTTGACGGCGGTACGCTTTCGGGACGAAGAGCACCTGCGGTACATCATCGGCCGGATCGCAGAAATGGGCGGACGCCGCATCGACGCGGCCACGCCGATGGCCGACGTTCGCATGCCGCAGGGATACCGGGCGCACGCGGTGATTTCGCCGGTGGCCGTCGGCGGATCGTGCCTCGCCATCCGGCTTTTTCCGCAGCAACCGCACACGCTCGAGGACCTGGCGGCGCGAGGGGCCTTTGGCGCGGAGGTGGCCGAATATCTGGCCTGCGCGGTGCGGCACAAGGTCAACGTGCTCTTCACCGGTGGGACCGGCGTGGGAAAGACGAGCCTGCTCAACGCCTGCGCCGCCGCGATGCCGCCTGACGAGCGTATCGTTTCCATAGAAGAAGCGGCCGAACTCCGCCTGTCTCTCGAGAATTGGATCCGCTGGGAGACACGCGCCCCGAACATTGAGGGCCGCGGCGAGATCACTCAGGCACATCTGGTCCGCCACGCGCTCCGCCAGAACCCCGATCGCATCATCGTGGGCGAAGTACGCGGCGGGGAAGCGCTGGACATGCTCCAAGCGATGAACACCGGTCACCGGGGCAGTATGAGCACCCTTCACGCCAACGGCCCGGTGCACGCGCTCGACCGCCTAGAGGTGCTCGCGCGTTGGGATTCCGGCCTGCCCGGCGATGTCGTCCGCCGGCTCATCGCCGGCGCGATCGAGGTCATCGTGCATCTCGAGCGGCGCCCCGACGGCCGCCGCGCGGTAGCCGAGATCAGCGAGCTGACAGGGTGCGATCGCGACGCCGTGCAGTTACAGACCGTATTCCGCTGGGATCGCGGGTGCGGCCGGCCGCTGTGGACGGGGGTGCCGTCCCGCGTATCGCGCCGCCTGCGGCAGCTCGGCGTGCCGGCACTGTCCTTCGAAGGCGGCGCCGGGACCGTGTGA